The following proteins come from a genomic window of Salminus brasiliensis chromosome 15, fSalBra1.hap2, whole genome shotgun sequence:
- the LOC140536124 gene encoding Fc receptor-like protein 2 isoform X2 — MAPPLPLVFLLMVVGASGAEWSVKYNQQEICALKGSTVFMNGTFTLPEGLTVTETFWILDPEKNLNWPDLRENSNYSGRVEYFTGKQKRFFLKLSNVTKKDEHEFCFRIKTDVEKQKYLGRPCIKLSVTELHVESPEEVTEGETADLTCKISCNLTDPTFIWYKNGRPLTIKTIRNNQLHLQTVSSEDAGSYNCAVRGSEHLPSTAQTLRVRYPPKNVSVSISPSGGIVEDSSVNLTCSSDANPPVQNYTWFKEGGSSPVGSGHTFSPLQSGSYYCQAQNQHGAQKSAAVPVILNTEPHHYHPVILYVAVGVIGVCGIAAFLTVVFWIRRKRSQDGNADEQVYENVRHKTHPPDDEKYSIPDYENVPDLRKHH; from the exons ATggctcctcctcttcccctGGTGTTTCTGCTCATGGTTGTGG gagcttcTGGAGCAGAGTGGAGTGTGAAATACAACCAGCAGGAAATCTGTGCTTTAAAAGGATCCACAGTGTTTATGAATGGCACTTTTACACTCCCAGAAGGTCTTACAGTGACGGAGACATTTTGGATATTAGATCCAGAGAAGAACTTAAATTGGCCTGATTTGCGTGAAAACTCAAATTACTCAGGCAGGGTCGAGTATTTCACTGGTAAACAGAAACGATTCTTCCTCAAACTGAGTAATGTAACGAAGAAGGATGAACATGAGTTCTGCTTCAGAATCaaaacagatgtagaaaagcaAAAATATCTGGGAAGACCATGTATTAAGCTTTCAGTTACAG AGCTCCATGTGGAATCCCCTGAAGAAGTGACAGAGGGTGAAACAGCAGATCTGACGTGTAAAATCTCCTGCAATCTGACTGATCCAACATTCATCTGGTACAAAAATGGACGTCCTTTAACCATAAAGACCATCAGGAACAACCAGCTCCACTTGCAGACAGTCAGCAGTGAGGATGCAGGCAGTTATAACTGTGCTGTAAGAGGATCTGAACATCTCCCCTCTACTGCTCAAACTCTCAGAGTCAGAT ATCCTCCAAAGAATgtctcagtgtccatcagtccTTCTGGTGGAATAGTGGAGGACAGTTCAGTGaatctgacctgcagcagtgatgcaaacccacctgtgcagaactacacctggtttaaagaAGGTGGAAGCTCACCTGTAGGATCTGGACACACTTTCAGTCCTCTACAGAGTGGATCCTACTACTGCCAGGCTCAGAATCAACATGGAGCTCAGAAATCAGCTGCAGTGCCAGTCATTTTAAACACTGAGCCACATCACT ACCACCCTGTGATTCTGTATGTAGCTGTTGGAGTCATTGGAGTTTGTGGGATTGCAGCTTTTCTCACTGTAGTTTTCTGGATTAG GAGAAAGAGGAGTCAGGATGGGAATGCTGATGAACAAGTATATGAG AATGTCAGACACAAAACACATCCTCCTGATGATGAGAAATACAGTATTCCAGACTACGAGAATGTTCCA gATTTGAGGAAGCATCACTGa
- the LOC140536124 gene encoding B-cell receptor CD22-like isoform X1: MAPPLPLVFLLMVVGASGAEWSVKYNQQEICALKGSTVFMNGTFTLPEGLTVTETFWILDPEKNLNWPDLRENSNYSGRVEYFTGKQKRFFLKLSNVTKKDEHEFCFRIKTDVEKQKYLGRPCIKLSVTELHVESPEEVTEGETADLTCKISCNLTDPTFIWYKNGRPLTIKTIRNNQLHLQTVSSEDAGSYNCAVRGSEHLPSTAQTLRVRYPPKNVSVSISPSGGIVEDSSVNLTCSSDANPPVQNYTWFKEGGSSPVGSGHTFSPLQSGSYYCQAQNQHGAQKSAAVPVILNTEPHHYHPVILYVAVGVIGVCGIAAFLTVVFWISRRKRSQDGNADEQVYENVRHKTHPPDDEKYSIPDYENVPDLRKHH, from the exons ATggctcctcctcttcccctGGTGTTTCTGCTCATGGTTGTGG gagcttcTGGAGCAGAGTGGAGTGTGAAATACAACCAGCAGGAAATCTGTGCTTTAAAAGGATCCACAGTGTTTATGAATGGCACTTTTACACTCCCAGAAGGTCTTACAGTGACGGAGACATTTTGGATATTAGATCCAGAGAAGAACTTAAATTGGCCTGATTTGCGTGAAAACTCAAATTACTCAGGCAGGGTCGAGTATTTCACTGGTAAACAGAAACGATTCTTCCTCAAACTGAGTAATGTAACGAAGAAGGATGAACATGAGTTCTGCTTCAGAATCaaaacagatgtagaaaagcaAAAATATCTGGGAAGACCATGTATTAAGCTTTCAGTTACAG AGCTCCATGTGGAATCCCCTGAAGAAGTGACAGAGGGTGAAACAGCAGATCTGACGTGTAAAATCTCCTGCAATCTGACTGATCCAACATTCATCTGGTACAAAAATGGACGTCCTTTAACCATAAAGACCATCAGGAACAACCAGCTCCACTTGCAGACAGTCAGCAGTGAGGATGCAGGCAGTTATAACTGTGCTGTAAGAGGATCTGAACATCTCCCCTCTACTGCTCAAACTCTCAGAGTCAGAT ATCCTCCAAAGAATgtctcagtgtccatcagtccTTCTGGTGGAATAGTGGAGGACAGTTCAGTGaatctgacctgcagcagtgatgcaaacccacctgtgcagaactacacctggtttaaagaAGGTGGAAGCTCACCTGTAGGATCTGGACACACTTTCAGTCCTCTACAGAGTGGATCCTACTACTGCCAGGCTCAGAATCAACATGGAGCTCAGAAATCAGCTGCAGTGCCAGTCATTTTAAACACTGAGCCACATCACT ACCACCCTGTGATTCTGTATGTAGCTGTTGGAGTCATTGGAGTTTGTGGGATTGCAGCTTTTCTCACTGTAGTTTTCTGGATTAG caGGAGAAAGAGGAGTCAGGATGGGAATGCTGATGAACAAGTATATGAG AATGTCAGACACAAAACACATCCTCCTGATGATGAGAAATACAGTATTCCAGACTACGAGAATGTTCCA gATTTGAGGAAGCATCACTGa